One Elgaria multicarinata webbii isolate HBS135686 ecotype San Diego chromosome 7, rElgMul1.1.pri, whole genome shotgun sequence DNA window includes the following coding sequences:
- the GRPEL1 gene encoding grpE protein homolog 1, mitochondrial — MAAAVRSVQRLVGQTVRTGRLFPEFWRWTSQPLCTMTQEKSTGPKLEEEPNQSHNEQKSDSGSAAEILTKEKTKLEEQLQEITDKYKRALADVENLRQRTQKLVEEAKLYGIQNFCKDLLEVADVLEKATESVPKEELKDENPHLKNLYEGLAMTEVQIQKVFKKHGLMKLNPLGAKFDPYEHEALFHVPMEGKEPGIVALVSKVGYKLHGRTLRPALVGVAKEP; from the exons ATGGCGGCGGCCGTCCGGAGCGTGCAGCGGCTCGTGGGGCAGACGGTGCGAACGGGGAGGCTCTTCCCGGAGTTTTGGCGATG GACTTCTCAACCGCTTTGCACAATGACGCAAGAGAAAAGCACTGGACCAAAGTTGGAAGAAGAACCAAATCAGAGCCACAATGAACAAAAGTCTGATTCTGGCTCCGCTGCAGAGATATTAACAAAGGAAAAGACCAAACTGGAAGAACAGTTACAAGAAATTACT GACAAGTATAAACGTGCCCTGGCAGATGTGGAAAATCTGAGGCAGAGAACTCAAAAGCTGGTAGAAGAAGCAAAGTTATATG GAATTCAAAATTTCTGCAAGGACTTGCTGGAAGTTGCTGATGTTCTGGAAAAAGCAACTGAGTCTGTTCCCAAAGAAGAACTCAAGGATGAAAACCCTCATCTGAAAAACCTGTATGAAGGTCTTGCCATGACAGAAGTTCAAATACAGAAAGTGTTCAAAAAACATGGCTTGATGAAACTGAATCCTCTTGGAGCCAAATTTGATCCTTATGAACATGAAGCATTATTCCATGTTCCCATGGAAGGCAAAGAGCCTGGCATTGTCGCTTTAGTATCCAAGGTTGGCTATAAGTTGCATGGCCGTACTTTGAGGCCTGCTTTAGTAGGTGTTGCAAAAGAACCTTAG